The DNA segment tccctgacctcctattcttccttttccccagggcacagcggaccgttgtctgccgtccctgacctcccatcccccagggcacagcggaccgttgtctgccgtccctgacctcctattcattttcccagggcacagcggaccgttgtctgccgtccctgacctcccatcccaagggcacagcggaccgttgtctgccgtccctgacctccattcttcttttccccagggcacagcggaccgttgtctgccgtcctgacCTTCCAtcttcccagggcacagcggaccgttgtctgccgtccctgacctcccatctcccaagggcacagcggaccgttgtctgccgtccctgtctccattccccagggcacagcggaccgttgtctgccgtccctgaccttccattccccagggcacagcggaccgttgtctgccgtccctattctccttcctagggcacagcggaccgttgtctgccgtcctgtcctccatttccccagggcacagcggaccgttgtctgccgtcctattctttccatcccctcagggcacagcggaccgttgtctgccgtccctattcttccttctccccagggcacagcggaccgttgtctgccgtccctattcttcctctccccagggcacagcggaccgttgtctgccgtccctatcctttctgtccttccttttcctactccactggagcggaaccgaggccgtaaggccgatacaaaattacatcaaagtggtgtcatcagagaagagagcgaccttcacgccgtcagaagcaccaggaggtgctgttcacgccagctaaggatcaaagaagaaggaagaggaacttcgacttgcctcctttccccgcccacattacgactgagcgaagtccacaggagcaacacctgggtatcaatcacccacctctgaagctactcagggtgtacgtgataataTTGACATTGTTGCTAGCAAGCTGAATAAGGGAGTCTTCTTAATTAGAAAACTGAGGTCATATGTCAGTTTGGATGTTTTAAAGGTGATTTATGTTAAGGAGAATTTGGAGAAGTTTGTGGAGCAGGGGTAGTTCATAGCCATAACACTAGAAATAGGGGTAATTTGACTACTTATCGGTGTACCTATTCTAGTAcacaaaaaacatttctattttatcaataaaattgtttaattcacTTCCTGAAGATCTTAGAATATGGAGAATGgaacttttaaaattcatatgaaACGTTTCTTAGCAGCTAACCctttaaacaagattgaagatttttatacattagctaggaatattcggttataagttgaaaatcaggtgacatattatcatagggtactgatagtgtaacttactgatgtaatatatttttattttgtatcatgttgTATATATTTGACACTTGTATTGTATCTGATGACCTCAGATATTGCTGCAAtaaagattctattctattctattctattctattctaataggtagcttgtctgggcgcctagatgtcttctggttttctcgcgctaaattccggaaagcgttatatgataattaaatcttgtgtgagcatgatctgatcaaataaatagttggtgtatcagtgtggatgtgcatatggtttgggacgtcgttcagttataaatgttatttattctattgataaaacttttgttcattatttgttattatattatttaatttttgtaaacTTTGAATtcccaatttgttttatttttacttttttcataagtatttgaaatctttgtatttttcatttttgaattaggtggtatttttgttgtttgtataatttattattgcttgagtttgtattatttttatcattaattttcttttttcatttgtatctgtacaatttttattgttaaggagacatatttgggaaAACCCGTTTTCtcattgtgaatgaataaataaatgaattattgattgcgtgcaataacgcatgcaattaataactaaaataacatagtattgtctctcgaacgttctctgctttgaacttgggctgtcctgttgccagtatgtcttgaaagagattagcttttgatgttagcatttttgatataccaaccccaacagccattagccgttttcacaccgacccgacatacagacaggatttactctgatggacagtggGGAGGAGgctgaggaggaagaggaggctGCGTTTTATacctgcgcgaggtctactgttcacagaactactagtatttaggTTTGGGACATCTCAAGTTGCACTTGCAAGATATATCTTTATAACATTTGTATTGTGTAACTTGTGTTAAGGAGGCAAGTTTTGGATTTTTACCTGTTTGCCTccacatattttttatgaaaataaataaataaataacatggTTGAAATGACACTGCTTCATGAAAGGTCATCAAAATAATCCATTACCTACctaattattgaaagaaataagtTTAGAATTGGACATACCCATTCTTATATCCGTGCTTGAATTGGAAGGCGATTGTTGATAATCTTGTGTATACTTTGCTGCAGTTGGTAAATTGGAGAAATTCCAGTTCGGTTCGAAGGCCTCATCACTGTTCAAACTTGGAAAGGAAGGCTTCACTCTCCTTTCAATTCTTTTCAAACAAACTCGAAGCTTCCCCACTACACTTCGAGGAGTTCTTTTCAGACATTTCCTTCTTTTCAAATGGAATCTGTTAGCATTCACCAATCGAGGGCGATGCACTCTCTGtagagaaatataataatagttttgATTACAGGATTGAGTTTTTATCTGAAGCATagtaatattttttcagttgTACAAATCAGTTTTAGATAAgattttataacttttcaatatcaCCAGCAGCATCATTCTTATTAGTTTTTGAAGCTTTTTTCAAATATGCTTATAAAAAATTCGTAGAATGatggaatttaaaaaaatattagctTGACTCAATTAAATGAAATAGGTCAGAAATGGATTGACATACTGTATTACCTTCagagattatgaataatttaataaagatGCAAGATCTTATGTGAGCATCATCCGAAATAAACAATTCATTGTAGACTACTCATCTCCATATTACATACTTACATAATTCAATTCAGGAAGATTTATTTTTGAAGAGTGATAATTGATATAATCTAtagttttttcaagttaatgagtaACTTTTTCAGACAACGAGACTACTAAGGGGGGTTCAGATCAAATCTTGGCGGAGGGGGGGGGCTCCAAAAAAATTTCAGAAATCGTGTGCGGGGTTACCATTTTACGGGGGAGGGCAGAATCTGAAATTTGGTCATTGAGATTGGGGAGGGGGTAGGTGTGGTCAACCCTACTCTGATTGCAGAATTTAAATTATTGATGCTCATTTACCTTTTTAAAATCTTGCATTGACAAGAGACGATCCTCAGAGCTGGAAGAATCTCTTTCATCgtcagcccaaaactgtctttcaAAATCATCCAAAACGTTCGGCTGTGTTTCAATATCACGTAACTAGAAAAGTAGATAAGAGTTAATTATAAGATAGATTACACATTTTGTTGTTGGACTATATGCGTTTCAAATTATTGGACCATTGACTTGTTTCACTCAAACTTTCAAtaagaattggaaccgttttgggagTAAGTTAGCCTGTAATACtattctgtaagttgtataattctgaatgattgaataaataaataaaaactattgtagaatcaatattttctaatatttcagTCTGAGAGGAAACGAATACGGTGGAGGGCTGACTGCTCTTGTTATGCAGTGGATACtgtaatttttattggaaattcttGGTAAAACTACAGAGCATATAActtgtttcattcaattatttgctctttttcatatttttcttgattaTATCAAGTATTTCAATTTGTGAGATTTCATATTActttttttcatataaaatcCTACTTTTCCCTTACAATCCAGCAAATTCTTTTCATCGACATATCGACTTTTCAAATGCTAGATAAATAGCAGGATTTCCTCGCGAATAACGAAGGCCATCCGAATCCTTTCCCATTATAAGATTCAATAATATGGAATTTTTCATTTGCCGTATTGTGAGGTCcacataatggcagtatttgattaacattgatgttgctatccttgtctatcattcgacaaagcggataTCGCAGTCCTTTTCTAACTCCACAACGTTGatcgttgccagatcgtttttaataatgtagaaatatgatttatcaacaaaatatttgatctcaattaatataaaaaattataattgaatcacTGAGAAATAGGTATATTTTGTTGCccaatgaaacaaacaagattgaacagttgatataccggtatcaactatcctctatagaaggcagtgaattggcaacactgttctcctatctttctccactgccattataaagtggaatCACTATAGCAAGTTCTgttcattgtttttttcataaaataaatccATTGACTATAAAAAAGGCAAAATtgcaaaaattttataaaaaaggcAATTCGAACtaacttgaattaaatatttaatttttggatcTCATGCGAGCTGCTATCAAATGCTACAGGCAgggaataaatatttcatataattctattcAGATGTTTTTTTTTGAATCGAGATTATTTAAAACTTGAATTATTGTAGTAGTTTGTAGTAAAAGATATAacatgaaagaataatttattgggaAATATGCTTACCATTTCACCACTTAATTTAGAAGATGTCCTATGAATCCCTGATTCCATAGTTGAGTTGGTGTAAATTACATTTGAATTAATGGAATGGCTTGATCTATCAGTACCGTACGACCTGAATTTGTCAAGTCTAAAAGAAAAGCGTTGATTACTTGAGGCATTTGTAACATCAGATATAGTATGAGTGCATGAGGTATGGCCAACTAAACCATTGATTATATTGACGTAAACGTCAGACGTTTATAATATAAGAGAATTTAGATTGAAGTATACATTAAAAAAACTAACGAGGTAATGCCGCTAAATAATATGACGGAATTCGACGTCGGTTCTCGATCTAAAAGCCAGAGAGCCTGTAAAGCCTGAGAGCCTGGGGGAACCAGACCCGCtccacaaaaatataattaaatttattaattatagaaaACCACTAGTACCCTAATTATAATCAGTATAAATTCAAAACAGGAGCAGTTTCGGCGATAATGCCAAATTTTCCTttcaaaatcattattttttgaaagttgtGTTTTAAATACggtacaatataataaataagtacCTACTAGTGATTTTATATAATTAGAAATTCAAGtacagtacccttttttgaacaattataatttattaaatattttaaaacataattgaaataatttaatacatcacttgaatttgaaagaatagcTAGAGAAACCCAGCATATTGCCAcgcttatttctatttattttttacaaaattcttattttttctcaagtTATCAAATTGCTTTAGATCCTTCTGGGAAACACTTGGCAATGAAGATTTTGTTGCCATGACCTTATTGCatggaaaaaatagaaatattcatattttcattgttCCATGATTTATGAAGCATTTCATTGTGGCACAGATTTGGAAAGTGATTTGCCTCGTGGTCACGCTGATAAGTTAAGATCCATGCGCCTGCTACTAAGCCGGACTTTATATACGAGTATACTACCGAGTATGTAAGAGGTCCTGCACTAAGCCTGTTGGAAGGGTGAGCActtgaaaaaatcattattatccaCGCATAAGTCTGGCTCTCATAGGGCATCGTTCCACTACCTcagtttacggaggtagtgatcgCCCTCAACAGAAATAGTGTTTTACTACTTAttgaatcagctgttttcatgatctgaaacaaCTGATAAGATGATGTCCAAAATGATGtttgaatttattatagatTCAGGACTATTTGAACCAATACTAagaaaaaagttatttaataGATCACAAAGTTGAATAAACATACAAAACTCTGATAAGTGGaaatgttatttatattttacaatattatgtaaaaaatgtataatataatattacatgACATCGAGTCCATACTTGTGCATAACATCAGGACTATAGGATAACTAAAAGACGCACAATACACACACATTTATCTGCCAATCAGTAAATCAATGGTGAGCCCGACCAAAACTGTTTTGCAGTGAATTTCCTATTagaaactaataaaatattttacaagtTGATAGGTAGTAATTTACTAGGGTACTTACAAgataattgttgaaaattgtCACTCTTTGAgagaaatattaatatttttcatgtagTATGAATGGGAAATTTTGTGTGTGATGTTCACATGGCCAGATGGATGTGAATATAAAAGTTGTCATGGTTGCATGAAGTTTTAAAGGATGTCAAGCATATGAAAATTATTGCCATTCTCAATAATTTATGATACACACATAAAATCAACGGAAATAGAGAAAATTcataaagctacgtttacaccaaagttattaacaaaatgtttatttttccgtccttatagattccattagattaataaaacgaaacttgacaaacacatatgttcatcatgtgtatgataagttatgttcaatctaataaaataaaaataatttagtcTATGAAAATGTTCATATTTTCTGAACTAGAAGCTACTTTTTCAAATCTGTCTTAATTAAAAAAAGAcagcaattattatatttttgatataattcaatttgaatttaaaaaaaatgctAATACAGCGATGCCAGACGGGGACACTCCAGGCTAGAAGTACAGGTTAATACCAGGTACTGGTACTTTATAGCTACTGTATAAAGATAGGTTTAGCTACTGTATAAAGACAGTTTAACCATTGCAGCTGATTTTTCCCGCCGCCATGGATTCCATTTGTTTGAATTTTGTAATGGGGCTtgtatgaaattataataatgtcgCTCACGTTTACTggataaaaacatattttattgaacaatCTTTTTATAATATCTACGAAAACCTTTTTTATTCCCCCTTattttggaaattgaaaaaaataaatgttgggATAATTGCGCGTATCAATAAAGGTACTATGTTCCATAACCAGACAACTTAGCAAGTATACTGACTAATATAAGTGATTGCAGATAATATGAGTGAAACATCACTTATAAGTTTTTCCTAgagttaagctgcgtttaccaaagttattaacaaaatttaaataactcaatccttataaattctattagattgaacaaaacttatcatacacatgatgatcatatgtgtttgtcaagtttcgttcaatctaatagaatctataaggattaagttattaaattttttttaataactttggtgtaaacgcggctttaatCCGAATTCGCtataatattatctttattatcaattgataaatttaatcaaaatagaTTGAAATTACTCAGCTTAGTCCCACTCTTATATCAATGAGTTATATTTTTGTTGAGTTGATGTGATTTTATCTAAAAAATACTATAACTCTTGAAATATGCTATATTAATGTGTTATTCTAAATGTataagaaaattcaatttccatATTTCATTGTtggaataatatgattaaattcCCCCGAATACTTTTCTCGCTAAATACTTTTTGATGCAGAGAAGTccattaaattttaaccgtgattaaatgccaGTTAAATGTAATGcgacgagaaccaatcagagaagtaaAGAAGTCTTTAATCAGCACTTAATCACTGTTAAATACAAGCATTTCATATAATGCTATATTTAACTGAGccatagaaaatattttaaaataagattattGGAAGTTAGATCcaataaatgagaaaatacaatgaaaattgaaatatttttctctaCATATCGTGGTTCGCGAGGAGTCCGAGGAATGAAAACTTTATGTTTTTAgctttattagtatttttaaaaTGACCTTATCCTACGTTCaaaatatgtttccaatcggtaaaaGAAGCGATACGTTTCAAATTTGCAATGCAATAATATAGGATTATGAAGTTTGTTTagaatcttaatggcggattcATACCATGGGATCGAGCTAAACCAATCAAAAGCGTGACAGTCAAGGGCCAAACTGTTTCTAAATAGTAACTGTAGCTAGAAGGTACCTAGTTCAAGAATTATTGTAGTATGTCAACTACTTGTACcaaatattttatacaatattttatttgtaccaaataatggtatttatttataaaatatttggtacaataatgaaaaacaaaatacttTGAGGAAGACATCATGGAAATGACATGTCCTactgaaattaacaaaattaggcTAAATGAAAAAGGAttcagtataattattataaacttcaAAGACTTACTCTCATGCTGTGTAAGGCTAAATTATAGTGTCATATTCTATAGAAGGAGAATAGCTTTATTACAAAAAGGAGAAACAGGGTAAGAGAACAAAAGTGAGAGTAACAAATCTTATGCAACCACgatttataaatttttgctaCAAACATCAATTTAATCTGGATCTTTTCACATAAAACTTCACACATCCCGAAGCAAAATAATAACATACATGATGTATTGTGCTTAACGCTGATGACAGAATGGCTACGATAGTTGTTTACAGTATAAAAGTATGGTATTGTACATATCATGTTCTTGGGGATTTCAAGTACTAcatgtttaatatttttcaagtgaaaaaaacGTTACATTACAGCTTTACATGTCAGTGATGCATGCATTTAAGTAAGTTTGGAAGCAGTCAAAATTTGACAGTTTCGAAGAGATAAAGAATTAAATAGTCAGAGTCGCAGAGTCATACAgaataaatattgtgatgtaatgGCTTTATCTATCAAGCATTCCACGTTTGTTTAGATCAGTCAActctgaatatatatttttagaattattaATGGATTTATGATAATTAAAATATTCTGCATGTCAACAGATCTATTATTTAGAAAACTCTTGTTTGCAATgttagagaatttattattttctgagTTTATATAACTTAAaaacatttaatgtattgtttaTTTCCACATGAATTTTATTAAAGAGTTTTGACATGTTTAAAactacaaattttatcaagtgaATTTAGGAAATTATTCCTAcgttaatataattttattgtttagGTGTCTGGTCTACTTTAAAAACTCATTTATTTTTAGAACTATTAAACGATTTAAACAATTAGAGAATCTATTCTAATATTCAaactatttaaattattcaataggAAATAGAGTTGACTGtccacaataataaaaatatttaaccAGATATAATATGGAGAAAAGCTCTCAATATATTTACAAGAGACTAATAGGACCAAAAttcttttacaatattattgcaaTAAACTCAATAAAGAGATCATTAACCATATTCATATACAGATTATTCATCAGTCAAAAGTTACACAAAAATTACTGACATTCAGTTAATTTTTGTTACAATACAATCActgtataatttttaaatattctcaAATGAAACTAAAGGATCTAATTTGTTAATGCCACATTCTGAATATAatagcatacaatttggtacgCTAATTAAAGAAAGCATGCAGCTCAATTCTatacatcatattatattatcaaataatattattgattagtaTCTAATACAAAACTTGTGATATAAAATTATGCGACAACGGGAATTTCTGTAATTATATACATGTTTGAAAACACATCGATAAAATTCAAAGTATCAGCTTTTAAAGAGCAACATATAGCAGTAGCAACTGTAATAAAACTGTCTGTATTCaacaactgaaattcatcaaattctGTGTTCTGTTATAAATaacattaaattataaataatcaatctttTGTACATTATATAATTACTTCCATTACTCTTATATTAATAATAGCTTTGTTAATTATTTGCTAAATAACTGTATCCCTTGCTTCCAGATAAGTGAGTTGAGctttagaaaataaaaacacaatttcaaaaaataaaactgtttgtCTGAATGTATAAGAACTCGtaaatgaaaacaaaatttaaatttctaaACAATCAAGAGATCCAACTTGCTTCTTATTCACTCGTCAAAAAGATGATGCAACAAAATTCcaacaaaatcaataaattttcatgataatttgaaatgaaacgAAGTGTGTTGcacagtatatattgttattattttggaaCTAGCTCCCATTCATAACAAATGctgaatcaaaattcaatacCTATAGTAGGTTGGTTGTAAAAAAACGAATAAAGTGTGAATTAAAATGTTCACGATAATTTTCTTATAAAAAACTGTTACatgaaatcaaaatcaatcaataaaatactaTACCACAGTAAAATGGGTGAATTGAATTATTGGAACATTGATTCGTGTTTGAGATGAATGAGAGTTTCATCCCTAT comes from the Nilaparvata lugens isolate BPH chromosome 1, ASM1435652v1, whole genome shotgun sequence genome and includes:
- the LOC111046019 gene encoding uncharacterized protein LOC111046019; its protein translation is MESGIHRTSSKLSGEMLRDIETQPNVLDDFERQFWADDERDSSSSEDRLLSMQDFKKRVHRPRLVNANRFHLKRRKCLKRTPRSVVGKLRVCLKRIERRVKPSFPSLNSDEAFEPNWNFSNLPTAAKYTQDYQQSPSNSSTDIRMERKCDWITWRARKLTLSIPNNEDQREPTRLPHIRRAVVFYNLPIGLSRNKF